The Bacteroidota bacterium DNA window TGGTAAAATAATATAGCAGTTTGTAGAAAAATTATCAAAATTTCATTAAAAATTGATAAAACAAGCTATATTTAATTGTTGAAATTCAGTGAGAATTTCACCTCTGTTATTTGGTTTATTAACCTCGATAAAAGAAAGTAACATACCGTTTGCCAGATGGAAAATATCAGGTACGAATTCTTAATCTCAACTTTTATATCTATTAAAAACCAGCGTTAAATATTGATATAAACATGATACACAAATTACTTAAATCATTTCCGAAACTTGGAATGACTGTAAAACCGACACCGATTCAGAAACTGGACAAAATTTCTAAAGTATGCAAATCAAATATATATTGTATGCGTGATGATTTAACAGGTTTTGCTTTTGGGGGAAATAAAAACCGCAAACTCGATTATTTAGTTGCCGATGCGATAAAAAAAGGAGCCGATACCTTAATTGCAATTGGCTCAAACCAGTCTAATTTTTGTAGGATGACCTCCGGTGCAGGGGCTGTTAATGATTTAGAAGTGAATTTGGTATTAGCCGGTAAAAAGCCTGAGCAGCCAACGGGAAATCTACTGGTGAATCATGTATTTGATGCAGTAATTCATCATGTTGAAACCGATGATGATGAAGTTCTTCTGGAAAAAGCCAAAAAGTTAGAAAAGGAACTGAGAATCAAGGGCAGGAATGTGTATAATATGCCGTCGGGAGGATCAACAAATATAGGTATACTGGGGTATGTTGAAGCGTTTAGTGAAATTATTGACTATGAAGAAAAAACCGGGATTCATTTCGACTATATAGTTCACGCATCCGGTTCGGGAGGTACCCAGGCGGGGCTGGTAGCAGGAAAGACTTTAGCAAATACAAATCATAAAATTTTAGGATTTAGTGTTGGAAGAGGAGAGGAAGAGTTGAAAGGAATTGTTGGTGATCTGGCAAATCAGGTTAGCAAATTAATGGAATGCAAAGTTTCTGAGCATGATGTTTTGGTTGATGATTCGTATATAGGCGAACGCTACGGAGCAAAAACCGGAGAAGGAGAGGAGGCAATAACACTTTTTGCAAAAAAAGAAGGAATATTGCTCGATTACGTATATACCGGAAAAGCTGCGGCAGGATTGCTGGATTATTGCAGAAAAGGAAAATTCGGAAAGGACCACAATATTCTATTTATACATACGGGTGGAAATATTGAATTGTTTGAATGACAATTAGCCCGTAATCCTTTACCATAACTCAAAATATATCGAAATGGAAGAGCAAAAAAAGGAAAAGCAAATAATAAATTCCTACTTAACTATCCGTAAGATAATCGGAATTCTGGGAATCTTATTACCTCTTATTGTTGTAGCAGCAAATCACTTTAATCTTTTATCATCTATCAGTCACTACTATTATACCAGATCGGCGGTGTTTTTCATAGCCATTCTTTCTGTTTTTGGTTTGTTCCTTGTATCATATGATGGCTATCCTAAAGTGAACGGAGAACGATTTAGCGATAATTTTATAACACATATCGGAGGTTTTGCAGCTTTGGCAGTAGTGCTTTTTCCGGCTAAATGTTCGGGTACCGTTGGAAATGAAATATGTAATATGTATCCAAATTCTAACTTTCCTTTGTTTGGGCACAACTGCGATTCTATTCATTGGATACATGTAGCAGGCGCTCTGACATTCTTTTTGGCAATGGGATATATGTCGGTAAAAAAATTTACAAAAGGCGATCCGGATAAAGAAGGGAAGAAGTTAAAAAACGATATTTTCAAATACAGCGGCTACATAATTTGGGGAGTTATTGGTGTTTTGGTAATAGAAATAGCTCTAAAGTTGTTTAAAATAGATTTTCAATTTACCGATTACGAT harbors:
- a CDS encoding D-cysteine desulfhydrase family protein, whose protein sequence is MTVKPTPIQKLDKISKVCKSNIYCMRDDLTGFAFGGNKNRKLDYLVADAIKKGADTLIAIGSNQSNFCRMTSGAGAVNDLEVNLVLAGKKPEQPTGNLLVNHVFDAVIHHVETDDDEVLLEKAKKLEKELRIKGRNVYNMPSGGSTNIGILGYVEAFSEIIDYEEKTGIHFDYIVHASGSGGTQAGLVAGKTLANTNHKILGFSVGRGEEELKGIVGDLANQVSKLMECKVSEHDVLVDDSYIGERYGAKTGEGEEAITLFAKKEGILLDYVYTGKAAAGLLDYCRKGKFGKDHNILFIHTGGNIELFE